Proteins encoded by one window of Zerene cesonia ecotype Mississippi chromosome 8, Zerene_cesonia_1.1, whole genome shotgun sequence:
- the LOC119828834 gene encoding N-alpha-acetyltransferase 80: protein MDYDNLKIIALHKHPEFLEACCEMINDEWPRSRTARMMSLTASCDELPTSLILIDDQFHLLGHAKLTSLPSVPDSCFIETVVIKKDMRGKRLGSFLMRQVEQYCKSVLNLKMLHLSTKGQEDFYAKLGYTVCAPVSIYGTVVRTKVESSKRAEKQKSPKSDNAAPPPPPMPIPQNVSETAIKSSKTYMFKHL from the coding sequence ATGGATtacgataatttaaaaataatagctcTTCATAAACACCCTGAATTTTTAGAGGCATGTTGTGAAATGATAAACGATGAATGGCCAAGAAGCAGAACTGCTAGAATGATGTCTTTAACCGCATCTTGCGATGAACTGCCGACTAGTTTGATATTAATTGATgatcaatttcatttattgggTCACGCCAAGTTGACTAGTTTGCCGAGTGTTCCTGACAGTTGTTTTATAGAAactgttgtaataaaaaaagatatgcGGGGAAAGAGACTTGGTTCCTTTCTAATGAGGCAAGTTGAGCAGTATTGTAAAAGCGTGCTGAACTTAAAAATGCTACATTTATCTACGAAAGGTCAAGAAGATTTTTACGCTAAATTAGGATATACAGTATGTGCTCCAGTCTCAATTTACGGCACTGTCGTACGTACAAAGGTGGAATCGTCTAAAAGGgctgaaaaacaaaaatcaccTAAAAGCGATAACGCAGCTCCCCCACCGCCACCGATGCCTATACCCCAGAATGTATCTGAAACTGCGATAAAATCCAGTAAAACGTATATGTTCAAGCATTTATAA
- the LOC119828832 gene encoding EEF1A lysine methyltransferase 1: protein MEEDDDIPTLSAETFAALQEFYAEQDKRQEILNKLEADKKLNENIIFEENWQLSQFWYNESTIQALVKVIEKSVPEGGKVALISCPTLFVPAKRHIGNTITISLLEYDRRFEVHAPDYIFYDYNSPDKLPPDLEHSYDLVIADPPFLSEECIAKTSQTIKLLAKEKIVVCTGAIMQENVEKLLNLKLCQFRPEHRNNLANEFSCYANFNLDDILR from the exons ATGGAAGAAGACGACGACATTCCAACGCTATCGGCGGAAACGTTCGCTGCTTTACAAGAGTTCTATGCGGAACAAGATAAACGAcaagaaattttaaacaaattggaAGCTGACAAAAAgctgaatgaaaatattatttttgaagagAATTGG CAATTGAGCCAGTTTTGGTACAATGAATCAACAATTCAAGCTCTCGTTAAAGTAATAGAGAAGTCGGTCCCAGAAGGCGGAAAAGTAGCCCTTATATCATGTCCCACTCTGTTTGTTCCAGCAAAACGTCATATCGGGAACACAATCACAA TATCATTATTGGAGTATGACAGAAGATTTGAAGTGCATGCTCCAGACTACATATTTTACGATTACAACTCACCAGACAAGTTGCCACCTGACTTGGAGCACTCCTATGACCTTGTAATAGCCGACCCTCCATTTTTATCTGAAGAATGTATAGCAAAGACttcacaaacaataaaactattagCCAAGGAGAAAATTGTGGTATGCACAGGAGCTATCATGCAAGAGAATGTGGAAAAGTTGTTGAATCTTAAACTTTGTCAGTTCCGTCCGGAGCATAGGAACAATCTAGCAAATGAATTTTCATGTTATGCCAATTTTAATTTGGATGATATTTTAAGATGA
- the LOC119828795 gene encoding LOW QUALITY PROTEIN: kinesin-like protein Klp98A (The sequence of the model RefSeq protein was modified relative to this genomic sequence to represent the inferred CDS: substituted 1 base at 1 genomic stop codon), producing the protein MASVKVAVRVRPFNQREKDMNAKLIVQMDGKKTRLLTVKNSKEQNDGNREKYKDFTFDHSYWSFDSADANFATQEQVFSDLGLDVIDSAFEGYNACVFAYGQTGSGKTFTMMGSPDSQGLIPRICRQLFSRVAAGKESGASYRTEVSYLEIYNERVKDLLSTDAGHSLRVREHPKLGPYVQDLSKHLVSDYDDIQVSLTXPEFKLFFIFAADIFFKPGDSLLISLIFQSLFYTVSKVHLVDLAGSERADATGATGQRLVEGAHINKSLVTLGSVISALAESSQPDNRTPKSNKKVFIPYRDSVLTWLLKDSLGGNSKTIMIAAISPADCNYGETLSTLRYANRAKNIINKPTINEDPNVKLIRELREEIDKLRAQISHNSVPVETEAGVLATLQRKEAQEKVLTEKWTEKWRETQQILHEQKALGLRKSGLGVVLDSDMPHLVGIDDNLLSTGVTLYHLKEGETVIGSEDYSPTPDIVLSGAGVLPLHCKVTLHDGVATIEPASGAQCWLNTVLLDKPAKLSQGCILLLGRTNMFRYNDPAEAAKLRQEGSASMMNLSRLSLLSWSTTDLAASTENLNNTYSDLESEIRCERISLQRAELERERQQFVLQQQERQRRWHAEREELLKQQKQLDEERSAMEREYAAACRRLSGDWRALERGWTLRRRALRTRQRDLSARARAHAAAARAAAHQIEKEESMIVELEGQVGGKRRELDEYVANSISVLLAQGCRLDENLSPSPESPSSETSTECLMHLLQQCEPKTARNITDTVNRHRKELETLEQELQARVSSVAAQRVKVERLQAELALLAARQRGLTQALADPDGEGDLSPIEGVKRSKSELVLRTRDEEPPEPLSADEREHYRAKRLSMRLSLDPLPSPPSPPSPTFHTASSSPKLPSESTLASPTSPTSPTSTEGSAPPRARRSASVDDSDDMSSTEEYHKPSRIVEGQSSSSMERSPEERHQRSKYRRRLGERRGRQVTEAEALRAMQRLCSRIASQKMLVISSLENDCSKEDLNRQIQVLQELQKKYVRLEMALQYSFFDSQPSRRTIMVTPIQETPSLTLSESDMHVSTEPEQTDNNDDGLVQDSLRHRLKDSDGVEASDNVSTSNDELSSEPSWPDPLRALASPDASDLDHDHDHDHDRDRDLDRDDYRRGRDRPAPLVIPDYTLEGLHHPIDFSEVISVPGWVTRGAGAGTHHEYEVRVRLGPHCAWQLLRRYRRFRDLYLAARKAYGEKVAAIPFPPRALWSSEALAVRRRPQLESFLRRLLAACALDRRCPLHREPLTRDALQAFSPFFRKGVFESGKCGTG; encoded by the exons GACTCCCAAGGCCTAATACCCCGGATATGTAGGCAGCTGTTTTCCCGGGTCGCCGCGGGCAAGGAATCCGGCGCGTCGTATCGTACTGAAGTCAGTTATTTGGAGATATATAATGAGAGGGTTAAGGATCTGCTATCCACGGACGCTGGCCACTCCCTCAGGGTTCGGGAGCACCCCAAGCTGGGACCATATGTCCAGGATCTGTCGAAGCACTTGGTGTCGGATTATGATGATATTCAGGTGAGTTTAACGTAGCCAGAATTCAAACTCTTTTTTATCTTCGCtgcagacattttttttaagccTGGCGACAGCCTTTTGATTTCTCTTATCTttcaatctttattttat ACCGTCTCCAAGGTGCACCTCGTCGACCTGGCCGGCAG CGAGCGCGCGGACGCGACGGGCGCGACGGGCCAGCGGCTGGTGGAGGGCGCGCACATCAACAAGTCGCTCGTCACGCTCGGCTCCGTCATCTCCGCACTCGCCGAGTCCAGCCAGCCCGACA ATCGCACACCGAAAAGCAATAAGAAAGTGTTCATCCCGTACCGTGATTCCGTCCTCACTTGGCTGCTGAAGGATTCGCTCGGTGGGAACTCTAAGACGATAATGATCGCTGCG ATCTCACCGGCGGACTGCAACTACGGCGAGACGCTGTCGACGCTGCGCTACGCGAACAGGGCCAAGAACATCATCAACAAGCCGACCATCAACGAGGACCCTAACGTCAAGCTCATACGGGAGCTGCGCGAGGAGATCGACAAGCTGCGCGCGCAGATATCGCACAACTCG GTGCCGGTGGAGACGGAAGCCGGCGTGCTCGCGACGCTCCAGCGCAAGGAGGCGCAGGAGAAGGTGCTCACCGAGAAGTGGACGGAGAAGTGGCGCGAGACGCAGCAGATCCTGCACGAGCAGAAGGCGCTCGGCCTGCGCAAGAGCGGCCTCGGCGTCGTGCTCGACTCGGACATGCCGCACCTCGTGGGGATCGATGATAACCTCCTCTCCACCGGTGTCACCTTGTACCACTTGAAG GAAGGTGAAACGGTTATAGGCAGCGAGGACTACAGCCCGACGCCGGACATAGTGCTCAGCGGCGCGGGAGTGTTGCCGCTGCACTGCAAGGTGACGCTGCACGACGGCGTCGCCACCATCGAGCCGGCCAGCGGCGCGCAGTGCTGGCTGAACACCGTGCTCCTGGATAAACCGGCTAAACTGAGCCAGG gTTGCATCTTACTTTTGGGCCGCACAAACATGTTCCGCTACAACGACCCGGCGGAAGCGGCCAAGCTACGGCAGGAGGGCAGCGCCTCCATGATGAACCTCTCGCGCCTCTCCCTACTCTCGTGGTCCACCACCGACCTCGCTGCTAGCACGGAAAATCTGAATAACACCTATTC GGACCTAGAGAGCGAGATACGGTGCGAGCGCATATCGCTGCAGAGGGCCGAGCTGGAGCGGGAGAGGCAGCAGTTCGTGCTGCAGCAGCAGGAGCGGCAGCGCCGCTGGCACGCCGAGCGCGAGGAGCTGCTCAAGCAGCAGAAGCAGTTGGACGAG GAGCGCTCGGCGATGGAGCGCGAGTACGCGGCGGCGTGCCGGCGCCTGTCGGGCGACTGGCGCGCGCTCGAGCGCGGCTGGACGCTGCGGCGCCGCGCGCTGCGCACGCGCCAGCGCGACCTcagcgcgcgcgcgcgcgcacacgccgccgccgcgcgcgccgccgcgcacCAG ATTGAGAAAGAGGAGAGTATGATCGTGGAGCTGGAGGGCCAAGTGGGGGGGAAAAGGAGGGAATTGGACGAGTATGTGGCGAACAGCATCAGCGTTCTGCTGGCACAGGGCTGCCGGCTTGACGAG AACCTCTCGCCGAGCCCCGAGAGCCCATCCTCCGAGACGTCCACCGAGTGTCTGATGCACCTGCTGCAGCAGTGCGAGCCGAAGACGGCGCGCAACATCACCGACACCGTCAATCGACAC CGGAAGGAGTTAGAGACACTAGAGCAAGAGCTGCAAGCGCGCGTGTCCTCGGTGGCGGCGCAGCGCGTGAAGGTGGAGCGGCTGCAGGCCGAGCTGGCGCTGCTGGCCGCCCGCCAGCGCGGCCTCACGCAAGCGCTCGCCGATCCTG ACGGCGAAGGCGATTTGTCGCCAATAGAGGGTGTGAAGCGCAGCAAATCCGAGTTGGTGCTGAGGACCAGGGACGAGGAACCCCCGGAGCCGCTCTCGGCTGACGAGAGGGAGCACTATCGAGCTAAACGACTTAG CATGCGGCTCAGCCTGGACCCGCTGCCCTCCCCGCCCTCCCCGCCGTCGCCCACGTTCCACACGGCCTCCTCCTCGCCGAAGCTCCCGTCGGAGTCAACCCTGGCGAGTCCGACGAGCCCGACCAGCCCGACCAGCACGGAGGGCTCGGCGCCGCCGCGCGCCCGCCGGAGCGCCAGCGTCGACGACAGCGACGACATGTCCAGCACGGAGGAGTATCACAAG CCGAGTAGAATAGTAGAAGGGCAGTCGTCCAGCTCAATGGAACGGTCGCCAGAAGAAAGACATCAGAGGTCCAAATATAGGCGGCGATTgg GCGAGCGTCGCGGGCGGCAAGTGACGGAGGCGGAGGCGCTGCGCGCGATGCAGCGGCTCTGCTCGCGGATCGCCTCGCAGAAGATGCTCGTCATCTCCTCGCTGGAGAACGACTGCTCCAAGGAGGACCTCAACAGGCAGATACAG GTGCTGCAAGAGCTGCAGAAGAAGTACGTGCGGCTGGAGATGGCGCTGCAGTACTCGTTCTTCGACAGCCAGCCGAGCCGGCGCACCATCATGGTGACGCCGATACAGGAGACGCCCTCGCTGACGCTCAGCGAGAGCGACATGCACGTCAGCACTGAGCCGGAGCAGACTGATAACAATGATGATGGCCTTGTGCAGGACTCGCTGCGGCATAG GCTCAAGGACAGCGACGGTGTGGAAGCGTCAGACAACGTGTCCACGTCGAACGACGAGCTGAGCTCGGAGCCCTCGTGGCCGGACCCGCTTCGAGCGCTCGCTTCGCCGGACGCGAGCGACCTTGACCACGACCACGACCATGACCATGACCGTGACCGTGATCTCGACCGCGACGATTACCGCAGGGGGCGTGACCGCCCCGCGCCGTTGGTTATACCG GATTACACATTGGAGGGTCTTCATCATCCCATCGATTTTT CGGAGGTGATATCAGTGCCGGGGTGGGTGacgcgcggcgcgggcgcgggcacGCACCACGAGTACGAGGTGCGCGTGCGGCTCGGGCCGCACTGCGCGTGGCAGCTGCTGCGCCGCTACCGCCGCTTCCGCGACCTCTACCTCGCCGCGCGGAAGGCCTACGGGGAGAAG GTGGCGGCGATCCCGTTCCCGCCGCGCGCGCTGTGGTCCTCCGAGGCGCTGGCGGTGCGGCGCCGGCCGCAGCTCGAGAGCTTCCTGCGGCGGCTGCTGGCCGCCTGCGCGCTCGACCGCCGCTGCCCGCTGCACCGCGAGCCGCTCACGCGCGACGCGCTGCAGGCCTTCTCGCCCTTCTTCCGCAAG GGCGTGTTCGAGAGCGGCAAGTGCGGCACGGGATGA